Part of the Streptomyces europaeiscabiei genome is shown below.
CCCGGCCCAGCCACGTCAACGTCGACCTCCTCGTCCTGCGCCCCCGCGCCCAGGCCTCCAACACCAAGGTCCATCGGGAGCTGTGATGGCGCCCGAGGACGGCCTGGCGCCCGAAGCCGGTCTGAGGTCCGAAGCCGGCCTGGCGCCCGAAGCCGGCCCGACGCCCGAGGCCGGCCTGGCGCCCGAAGCCGGCCCGACGTCCGAGAAGCGTCGCCTCGCCGAGGACGGTTTGAGGTCCGAGGCCGGCCCGGCGTCCGAGGCCGGCCTGGCGTTCGAGGCCGGCCCGGCGTCCGAAGCCGGCCTGACGTCCGAGAGGCGTCGCCTCGCCGAGGACGGTCTGAGGTCCGAGGCCGGCCCGGCGCCCGAAGCCGGCCTGACGTCCGAGAAGCGTCGCCTCGCCGAGGAGAAGAAGAACGAGCGGTATGTGTGGTGGTTCCTCGCGTACTTCCTGTTCGGTATCCACATCGTGGCGTTCGTGATGATCTACGCGGTCACGCACGCGAAGTAGACGACGACGGGACCGGCACCGACGCCGACACCGCTTCCGTGTACGCCGTCGGCGGCACCCCCACCGTCGCCGTGAAGTCGCGGACGAGGTGGGCCTGGTCCGCGTAGCCGAGGTCGGCGGCGAGGGCGGCCCAGTCGACGGCCCGTGCGGTCTCGGCGCGTTCGAGGGCTTCGTGGATGCGGTAGCGGAGGATGACCCACTTGGGGCCGACGCCCACGTACGCGGAGAACAGGCGCTGCAGGAGTCGTACGGACACTCCCTCGGCGCGGGCGAAGTCGGTGACGCGGCGGATCGTGCGGTCGGTGCGGATGCGGTCGACGAGGGCCATGGCGAGGTCCGCCTGGGGGTCGGGGGCAGGGGCGAGCCCCGTCAGGAACGTGTCGAGGGCGGCGACGCGGGCGTCCTCGTCGTCGGGGGCGAGGATCGCGGCCGGGTCGATGTCGGTGTCCGGGAACGCCTCGGGCTGTCGTACCCGGCGGCCGGTCCAGTGGGTCGCGGGGTGGGACGGCGCGAAGGGGCGGAAGCCGCCGGGGCGGAACTGGATGCCGCAGACCCGGCCCCTGCCCTCCAGTTTCTGGGTGAAGAGGCCGAGACCGATGCCGGAGATCTCGGCGAAGGGCTCCTGCCCCTCGTACCGCTGGAGGACGACGTTCACCGACGGGTGCGAAACGACCTGGGAGACGTACGGCTCGGGCAGGTCCCAGTCGATCAGCCAGTAGTGCTCCAGGTACGGGCGCAGCGGCTCGGCGGGTTCGCGGCGGCGGAAGCGGACCCGGGCGAAGAGCTCCGGGGCGTCCACGATGCCTCGGGTGTCACGGCGTGGGGCGGCCATGAGGAGATCGTAGGGACGGCCACTGACAACGGCGGGGAATAGTGGGGAGGGGGCCCTCGTTCACGGGTATAGTTGAATCGTAAACAACCTGGGAGGGTGGCAGCGATGATGCAGTTCGGGATCTTCAGTGTCGGAGACGTGACGCCGGACCCCACCACGGGCCGGACGCCGACCGAGCGCGAGCGCATCAAGGCGATGGTCGCGATCGCGCTGAAGGCGGAGGAGGTCGGGCTCGACGTCTTCGCCACCGGTGAGCACCACAATCCGCCGTTCGTGCCGTCGTCGCCCACGACGATGCTCGGCTATGTCGCCGCACGCACGGAGAAGCTGATCCTCTCCACCTCCACCACCCTCATCACCACCAACGACCCGGTGAAGATCGCCGAGGACTTCGCGATGCTCCAGCACCTGGCCGACGGGCGGGTGGACCTGATGATGGGGCGCGGCAACACCGGGCCCGTCTACCCGTGGTTCGGGCAGGACATCCGGCAGGGCATCAACCTCGCCGTCGAGAACTACGCGCTGCTGCACCGCCTGTGGCGCGAGGACGTCGTGAACTGGGAGGGCAAGTTCCGCTCGCCGCTCCAGGGGTTCACCTCCACGCCCCGCCCGCTGGACGACGTACCACCGTTCGTCTGGCACGGCTCCATCCGCTCGCCCGAGATCGCCGAGCAGGCCGCCTACTACGGTGACGGCTTCTTCCACAACAACATCTTCTGGCCGGCCGACCACACCAAGCGGATGGTCGAGTTGTACCGGCAGCGGTACGCGCACTACGGGCACGGCACGCCCGAGCAGGCGATCGTCGGGCTCGGCGGACACATCTTCATGCGCAAGAACTCGCAGGACGCGGTGCGGGAGTTCCGGCCGTACTTCGACGTCGCTCCGGTGTACGGCAACGGGCCGTCCCTGGAGGACTTCACCGACCAGACGCCGCTGACCGTCGGGTCGCCGCAGCAGGTGATCGAGAAGACGCTGGCGTTCCGGGAGTACGCCGGTGACTACCAGCGGCAGCTGTTCCTCGTAGACCACGCGGGGCTGCCCCTGAAGACCGTCCTGGAGCAGCTCGACATGCTCGGCGAGGAGGTCGTGCCGGTGCTGCGCGAGGAGTTCGCGAAGGGGCGGCCGGCGGACGTGCCGGACGCGCCCACGCACGGGTCGCTGCTGGCCGCGGAGAAGAAGGAGAGCGTCGCGTGAATGCCGCAGGAGGGCGTC
Proteins encoded:
- a CDS encoding collagen-like domain-containing protein, which produces MAPEDGLAPEAGLRSEAGLAPEAGPTPEAGLAPEAGPTSEKRRLAEDGLRSEAGPASEAGLAFEAGPASEAGLTSERRRLAEDGLRSEAGPAPEAGLTSEKRRLAEEKKNERYVWWFLAYFLFGIHIVAFVMIYAVTHAK
- a CDS encoding helix-turn-helix transcriptional regulator; this translates as MAAPRRDTRGIVDAPELFARVRFRRREPAEPLRPYLEHYWLIDWDLPEPYVSQVVSHPSVNVVLQRYEGQEPFAEISGIGLGLFTQKLEGRGRVCGIQFRPGGFRPFAPSHPATHWTGRRVRQPEAFPDTDIDPAAILAPDDEDARVAALDTFLTGLAPAPDPQADLAMALVDRIRTDRTIRRVTDFARAEGVSVRLLQRLFSAYVGVGPKWVILRYRIHEALERAETARAVDWAALAADLGYADQAHLVRDFTATVGVPPTAYTEAVSASVPVPSSSTSRA
- a CDS encoding LLM class flavin-dependent oxidoreductase, which codes for MQFGIFSVGDVTPDPTTGRTPTERERIKAMVAIALKAEEVGLDVFATGEHHNPPFVPSSPTTMLGYVAARTEKLILSTSTTLITTNDPVKIAEDFAMLQHLADGRVDLMMGRGNTGPVYPWFGQDIRQGINLAVENYALLHRLWREDVVNWEGKFRSPLQGFTSTPRPLDDVPPFVWHGSIRSPEIAEQAAYYGDGFFHNNIFWPADHTKRMVELYRQRYAHYGHGTPEQAIVGLGGHIFMRKNSQDAVREFRPYFDVAPVYGNGPSLEDFTDQTPLTVGSPQQVIEKTLAFREYAGDYQRQLFLVDHAGLPLKTVLEQLDMLGEEVVPVLREEFAKGRPADVPDAPTHGSLLAAEKKESVA